A segment of the Triticum urartu cultivar G1812 chromosome 1, Tu2.1, whole genome shotgun sequence genome:
TCTCTATAAAACATTGGCCTCTTACATTTCGAGTGGTCGAAGACGAGCAAAAGAGGGAGGACAACATGGCAGGTTTGGAACGGTACATGAAAGGAATTAAGATGCAACAAATGAAGCTTAGCCTCATACGGTCACCGACCTCGTCATGACACCTTCATCAAGTGCAACGACTCCAGGAAGCTCCTTTCCTTCCAACAACTCCAAGCTGGCGCCACCACCAGTTGAGATGTGGCTCATAACATCAGCCACTCCCACCTTCTCAACAGCCGCAACGGAGTCTCCGCCTCCAATGATAGTTGTCACACCCTTTTTGCTAAGCTCGGCCAACTTCTTTGCAATAGACTACAGGAGAGGGATCACAGTTAAGTTTCTTTCTGTGCAAATTTGTTCCATAATAGAACTGAATGAATGAATTACACATGGCATTACCTCAGTTCCTACTGCAAACTTGTCAAATTCAAAGACACCCATTGGTCCGTTCCAAATGATTGTCTGTGTTGTGTCCAGGGCATCATTAAATGTTTTGACTGAATCTGGGCCAATGTCCAGCCCCATCCAACCATCAGGAATTGCAGATGCAGGGACGGTCTACAGAAAAATTGTAGATCAGGTATATAGCCTTCACATATTTGTGAGCTGCTTCAGCTTGACTAAAAAAGATCTATTGATAATTATCTTCAACGCTTGCATGAGGAAAACAAAAATGTAATATACCTGACTGTTAGCATCAGGAGCAAACTTATCAGCAATGATAACGTCAGATGGCAACAGAAGGGAGACAccctttgcctttgcctttgcaAGGAGAGATGTTGCCAGCTCAAGTTTATCTTCCTCAACCAAGGAAGAACCAACTGAGAGTCCTTGTGCCTTGTAAAATGTGAAGATCATACCACCACCCAAAAGAAGGATGTCACACTTCTCCAACAGGGATTCGATAACCCCAATCTTGGATGACACCTTTGAGCCACCCACAATGGCAGCAAATGGGCGCTTAGGGTTTGAAACAGCTCCATCCAGGTAGTCAAGTTCCTGCAATTAAAGAACAGCACTTCAGACTCTGTCTGGAACCAATGGATGGACGTTAAGTCTTCTGCTCGAAATTCTTTTTCCTTTTATATTTTGTGGTGCATAGCATCAATTGAGTTCAAGCATCAAACTTCagaaatagaaataaaagaaagtaTGAACCTTCTGCAAAAGGAATCCAGCAACAGAAGGCTTCAAGAACTTGGTAACTCCCTCAGTCGAGGCATGTGCTCTGTGGGCTGTTCCGAATGCATCGTTTACAAACAGATCTGCCAGTGACGCAAGCTTCTTTGCAAACTCTGGGTcattcttctcctcttccttgtAAAATCTTACGTTTTCCAGGAGCAAAACAGCACCATTTGCCAGGTCAGCCACCAATTTCTCAACTTCTGGGCCGATAACATCTTCTGCTTTTTTCACCTAATTTGCGAACAAAAATGTGTTTAAATAAGTAGACTACAATCACTTCGGCATATGCTTGATTAGAAGCCTCGATGGTGTGGAAGTGGAACAAAAGAATACCTCAATGCCAAGAAGCTCGGATAATCGGGGCACAAGGGGAGCCAAGCTAAACTTAGGAGTAACACCCTTAGGACGACCCTGCAAATCCATAGGAGACAAGGGTTACGAATCTGATATCCATGACATGAACAATCATAAGCAACTCTGTGTGAAACTAGCATCGGATTATCCTTTATAAAGGTTTGCTAGGAAATAAAATGGGGAATCCAAAAGTATCACCAATTAGAATCAAAAGGATAATTCACAACTAGAGAAGTAATGATTCAATAGCGAGATCACATAACGATTTGGCTCGGCAGTAGTCAGCTAATGTTTTTTGGGACTACAGAACACATAAAGTCATCATAAACAGATGATGAATTAAAATGAGTCAAAGATTGTATTCAGTAATTCCTTGGAAACTATGATCAGTCGTTTTAGGACAGGCTAACCATCAGTCAATCGCACAAGGCTTTAATCAAACTGACAAGTACTGTAGTAGATAGAGCTTGGGTGTTACGTGTTCATATATCAGGCTTTCCGAACAGATTATGACAACACTCACATTCTGCAAGTGATGTGTTCCTACATTGTATATACATATATGGGGCTGAGATCATTGATTAGTTTGCGGGGAAGGGGCGAGAGAGGTGGGGGTGGGGAGGCTTACCAGGTGGCTGGTGAGGATGACCTTGGCGCCGTTGCTGAGGAGGTACTTGATGGTGGGGATGGCGGCGCGGATGCGGGTGTCGTCGGTGATGTTCTGGTTGTCGTCGAGCGGCACGTTGAGGTCGGCCCGCACGAGCACGCGCTTGCCCTCGAGgtcggcggcggtgaggtcgcCCACGCTCTTCTTGGCCATGGTGGCGACGGCGCGTGTCCCGCGCGCGGCGGACGCCGCCCGGCAGCGCGAGGCGACGTGGACCGCGAGGCGCGGGTCGGCGCCGGCCGCGAACGCCAGCGAGCGCGCCGGCTGGCACCCGGCCGCGAGCCCCGCGCCCCGGAGCGGCGCGGCGACGGACGCGGACGCGGCGCGGCgggcgacgagggcggcgggcggcgcagCGGTGGACGCCATTGGGGCTGGGGCTGGGATCAGGAGGGAGGGGCGGGTGGAGAGGAGGAGCGAGGTCGGGATGGGGGTGGTAAAGAACGGGGCTTTTGTGGACGACGTGGAGGCGGGCGGGATTTGCTTATCGCTGGCGAGAGGTCGGGACGGCGGCTGGGGCGGGTGTgtgggggagggggcgccggcgaTCACGGCGATGGCGACCGTGTGTGTCCCCCTGGCCCCTGTTCTCCGTCTGATCTGGGCTTGGAATCTTCGCAGCATCCGCCCGGGTAGACACACATCGTGTGACCACAGTGGGACTGTTATTTTTAGGACAACCATCTCAACTTCACCTACacaaccaaactgaccaatacaAGCAAACTGCTGGTAACCATGAATTTGGTCGACAATTATTTTTCTCTCTACAAATGAAATTTAAATTTCAATTCACCCCCCACCCTACCCCCGGCCCTCATAGTGTTGGAAAAAATGACGGCGGAGGGGCAAGAAACTTCTAGGCTTTGCACTTAGATTTCTTTGAATCCTGATaagtgccacacgtgtggcatgAAGCAATTCCGTCTGATGGCAAATTTAGTTACTCGATGATGGCAACTTTAGTTGTGAAGTATGGCAACTTTTTGTTTGGATAGCAAGTTCCAGTTTTTTGGGGGTTTATTTCTTTCGGATGGCAATTTTAGTTATAAAAACGTTAAGTAGTGTTACCTTGTGCCATTTGTGTTCTTTTTTACGGTATACTGGAAGGCCGTTTTTGCTCCAGGGATGAACAATAAAATCAAAAcaaatactcccttcgttccaaaattcttgtcttagatttgtcttgATAAGGAtatatctagacaaatctaagacaagaattttgagatggagggagtagtaaataaATTTCAATTATTCTAAAAAAAAATTGTGAACGTTCATGTTAGAACAAGCGTGCTTGAGAATTTTCATGCGAAACGGGATAGCAATGCTTCGTCGGTGAAAAAACAAAATTAAGGGTAACATTTGGAGGTAATATTTAGTGTTCGATTTGTTTTTTCGCACAGGTCAAAATGCTTAAGCTTTTACCGAAAAAAATTCAAGTAGCATTTTGGTGTGACGATGACATCTATTTTCTTTTTAAAAAAAGTGACATTTATAAAAAAAACATTTTTGATGGGCAGATACATATGCTCCCAAGAGCGGAATTGGATTTCTGTTTTACTTTACATATGAAGATTGTCACAAGTCAAACTttctaaagtttgaccaagtctAAAAAGAAAATATCAATATTTGTAATACCAAATCAATATCATTAGGTTCATCATTGAATATATTTTCATTTTGTCAATGCTGATATTTTCAATATTGATATTTTTACATTTTGCCGAGAAAATGTGATTTGTCAACCACTTTCTGGAGGTTTACATACAACAAGGCACAAAAACGATAGAAGTTCTAACGCATGTATAAAATGGTTACAGAGCTGACAGAGAAAGCAAAGAAAGGACTTTTCATCAGCCAAGCCTATGCCAGATGGATGCACTTGAGGCGATCTCGATCGCCTCTTTGTACTGAATCAAGGCGTTGCAAAGCATCAAGTAGTACAGATATAACTTTATACATGGTGTTTACCTTGGTGCGGCCTAGTACAGTAGTACTCCATAACTCATTCGGAAGAGGAAACATTATACGATTCTAACAGCTGACTAGATTAGACCACCATACCTGCTACAACAATCTTAGGACAAATGGATCGTCGTGCTATTTTCTGACAGGGCCTGCAGTTCCGTGCAACCATCACGAGCACCGGGAAATTCAAAGGTGGCAAAAACAGAGTGCTTCGGAGAACAATGGAATGGAGAGTAAGATGTGTGTCCAATACGAATAAACACAAGCGCATTTTACAAAGCAAAAAGCAAGTGTAAGAATCGGTACACTTCTACTCGTATAGGATTTAAAAGCGCGGaatagaaagaaagaaaaacGTGTGTCGGCTAGTAGGAGGCTAGGCAATGTTTTGTGTCGCATTTCAAGCTATGAATAAGCAAATGGGTTCATATGAATCAGTTTACAGCTTCGGTGACATGTTAGAATGGTTCTGAAGTTTGAGATACAAGTGACGCAGAGCTGCAACCTTAGACACCATAGTGCATTTTGTTTACATGCAAACATTTCCAATATGAACAGTGGGGATGTTTGCTGTAATTACAAGTGATTAAATGGGTCAATGGAATCATATGAACAAAAACACTCATAGTGACGTCAAATTTCAACATTTGTAGAACATACAGAAGACATTGGCAACTTTTTTGTTTTTACAGAACCTCCTCTCGACCAACTGCGTACATTTTATTCTTATGTCATCTATCCTGCATATGACCGAAACTGTACATTGCATATAATAACTCTGACCTACCAAGGATAAGCAGTTAAGCACACATCATAGACTGAAACATACTAATTTGATCATCACCCAGATAAGCTTGTGCACCTCTTCCTTTTAATACTAAGTTTAATTGGACACATATGGTGCCTATTAGTATACCCCCAAAGCAACATGACATGTATCTTCCTGATTTTTTTAGTTTAAACGGTTAGAAGATTTTGGACAGCTTGTACAAATAAGGAAACAGAAATATGTTCAGAACACATTTGGTGTTTTGGGGTAAATATTGAAGAGGGCTGGGACTGCACTCACTGCACTTCACGAGTGAGTTGAGATACAAGGATATGGAGTTGGAGACATAAACCATATACGAAATAGAAAAAAAAATATGCGGTGCTTGATTTCATAAGTTGCAACCATTAGCTTCAATTCCTTTATGTACTAGGGATTATTTGCTGAATACAAACTGGATATGACACTAGATTATAATATAAACTGATAGCTACCAATGCTACCACCTATGTGCACTCCTAACTCGGTGCACACTCTATGGACTAGCAATCAGGTGATTCTCCTGATCTGGCCCGACTCGAACCGATCTCCAGGTGGACATCATGGTGCCGGACCCCTAGGTTTCTTGCAGTGGAATATAATAAGTGTGGCCCAACATAACAAGGATGTGTTCCTAGACCAGAGATGTAACTTTATCATGTGCTTGTCATGCCAAGTCGTTCAGCTATAACATGCTGCATTGCATAAACCTTCTCGATATCCTGAACTTCCTAGAATTCATGGTGCAAACTTCAAACATGCCATTTTACAGAGCTTATTTGTAAGAATATCTTATATTTTGAGAGTACAGTAGCTTTAGGTCCGATATTTTATCGTACTCATATATGCTTAAAAGGGATGCAAGCAGGCAACCCACAAAGCCCGCATATTATGCTAAGATCAAGTGAAACATTACACTAGACGGAACATCGCAGGCTGCCCGCTTGCATCCCTACGATTTCCGGGCAGTTTCATCCATCTGCCATTTCTTCCCACTTCAAAAGTCAGAATTTACACAGAAAAATAGGGATAGTCATAACAAACAGGATATAAGTTAAAGTTCTTTGATCCCACGTGCATTGCATGGCATGATTTCAGAAAGAGAAAAGTGCAGTTAAGTTTAACAAAATTAACAGTAGAGGCCAGGGGAAAAACAGTGCCTTTGTGCAGGGTAGAGCGCCGCAGAATCTTCCAGCTACTTTACAGTCACAGCACTGTCTGTCCCAGCTCCTCTATAAGCTTCCAGAACTTCAGGAATAGTTTGCTGGTAACCAGTGACATACTTCTCCATGAACTTCTTCTCCCCCAGTATCAAGTGGCTTATTCGGATTCGCCGGATGACACCCCTTGACACCAATATGTCCAGCACCTGGTACCTTGGTAGGAGCCGCTTCTCGTAGCTGAGCGAGATAAGCATCGGGCTAGCCGAAACATACTCCGGGCTCCAGCCAAGCTTATCGGCAAAGAAGTGCGAGATACGCCTCACTTTGTCGTCCGATACAGACATGCAGTAGGGGTGCCTGACAAAGGCCAGCTTCACCAGCTCCTCTGTCCACCCCAAGCTGAGATAATTGTCGATCCTGCGCTTCCAGGTCACCGGGCTCAGTCTGGCAAACAGCCCAAAGGCGTAAGGGAAGATGCCGGAGGACGGGCTGACCCCGAGCTCTTTCATGGCAGCCAGGCTCTCGTTGAAGAAGGAGGACCTGTGAATGAGCGACCTGGGGTGCGTGGTGACCAGCTTGACGATGACAGCGTCCGTGGCGCCATGGTCACGGAGGACCTTGACCTTGGGGAGCAGGTCGGAGCGGACGTTGCCGTGGATGAGCTCAAAGGACTGCTTGACGGCGGAGCGCACGTTCTGGTCGGTGCCGAGGAGCTCCCGGAGGAGGAGGTAGTTGGGGCGGAGGCGGCCCTCGAGGCTGTAGCAGAGGGAGCGGTACGGGTTGGCGAGGATGGTCTTGCGGATGTGGTCGTCGGTGAGGCCCAGGTCCCGGCGGAAGAAGTCGAGCTTGGGCGCGAGGACGGCGTCGGCGCGGTAGTTGAGCATCTCGGGGGCGGCGGCCACGACGCGGGCGAGGTCGGCGCCCGCCAGGCCGAGGCCGCGGAAGAGGGCGAGGACGGCGTGCGCCCTCTTGGTGGAGCGCAGGTGGACGCGCCCGGCGATCTTGGCGACGGCGGGCTCCGAGAGGCCGCAGGAGCTGCGGAGGAAGTGGAGCGTGAGGGAGCACGGGTCCGCCGCGGCGTGGGAGACGCCGGCATGGCCGCCCAGCAGGTGTTTGAGGAAATGCGCGAGAGGGAGATGGCCGCACGAGACCGGCGATACGGGTGGGATGCCGCCgccggggaggaggaggcggtggctgcGAAGCATCTGGCGGTCGGTCGCGGCGTGGGAGAGCGCCGGGAGCGGCGGCCGGGGAGGAGcacggcgcggcgcggcggctgcGCGGCCTCCTCTCTGTTTCTCTAGTCTATCTCAAATCTGTCAATCCACCGTGGCTGGGTCGATTCAGTATGGATGGGGGTAATTTGGACAAATCCTGGTCTATTTGGTTAGTTCTGAATATCAAAAAGGCCCCCGTGGCAAAAGGGGTGGGTGGAGAAGAGACCGCGTCTTTCCCTCTTGCCACCACAAATTGACTGATTTGCCCTATGCCCTTGATTCAATAGTTTAAAAAACCGAACCGGAGATCGAACCAGTGAGCCTGTCGTTTCAGGTTTTTACTGGTTGGACCGCCGGTTCCCCGGTTCATCGCCCGGTTGTTTACATAAAATAATACTATATGTTCAGCAATATAGTGTTAAGTAATGATCAAATAAAATTAATTCCTCATAATTAAAAACAAAGTAGCATGGTCGAGTTGGTTATTGGCACATGAGCATGTAATTCCTGCTCCCTACTGGGATTGAACCCCACTTCTTACAAATTTTGCACTAGTCATTTTCCTGTTCTTCTCAGGTTTATTCACCAGTTTTTCAGAAAACCGACCGATAGTCCAATTGCAGAACAGTCTTATATTAGCTTAAAAAGGCACCAAGGCCGCCGGTTCCCTTTTTTTTCCAGTTCGACCGCCGGTCCGTCTGGTTTTTTAGACTATACTTGATTCACTATAACATGTTATGGGTGGTGACTCCGCTCCTCCTAGCGAGGTTGTTGCTCCCCTCTCCCATTGATTTGCAACGTGTCCTGTGGTGGCGGCACTTCAATGGTGACGATGAATACTTGATTCACTATAACATGTTACGGGTGGTGACTTCGCTCCTCCTAGCGAGGTTGTTGCTCCCCTCTCCCATCGATTGCAACGTGTCCTGTGGCGGCGGCATTTCAATGGTGACGACGACGCCCTGGCGCTAGACCCACCTCAGTCGCTCTTTTGTTGCTCTTGGCGATGGGTCTAGGGTTGTAGGCATCGTGGTGAAGTTTGTGAAGATTGCTTCAGGAGGATTGTCGACGGTTGATGTCTTGGTTGACGGCAGTGTTGGAAAGTGGAGATGTTGGTTATGCCGAAACTGTGCAGGCGGCAATGGAAGGCGGATCAAGCACATTTCTTCGACAAGGGTATCAAGGTCTTTCCCTCTTGTCACGCCAAATTGATTGATTTGCCCTTGATTCCATAGCTTAAAAAACCGAACCGAAGATTGAACCGGTAAGCCTATCGGTTCAAGTTTACCGGTTGATCGACCATCGGTTCACCAGTTCATCGGCAGGTTTTTTTTACCTAAAATAATACTATAAGTTTAGTAATATTTATATATGCCAATATAGTGTTAAATGATGGTCAAATAAAATTACTTACTCATATTTGAAAACAAAGTAGCATGGTCGAGTTGGTTATTGGGCCATGAGCACGTAATTCCTGCTCACACGCGTCCTAGGATTGAACCCCACTTCTTCCAAATTCGGCATTAATCATTTTTCTGTTTTTCTTCGATTTATTCACCATTTTTTTTCCAGAAAATAGGTTGATTTTATCGGTCTTCTCTGCTCCAATTGCAGAATGGTCTTATGAGCTTGAAAAACCGTCAGGGCCGCCTGTTTCGGTTTTTTCAGTCCGACTGTCGGTCCCGTTCGTTTCTTTAACTATGCTTGATCGCTATAACATGTTCTGGGTTGTAACGCCACTCCTCCTAGCGAGGCTGTTGCCCCCCTCTCCCACCGTTTGCAACGTGTCCTGTGGCAGCATTTCAATTTCAACGACGATGCCTTGGCGCTAGACCCACCGCAGTCGTGAGAGGAGTTTGGTGAGTTTATCTTTTGTTGTTCTTCTTGGGCGATGGATCTAGGGTTgtcgacattgtggtgaagtttGTGAAGATTGCTTCAGGGGTATTTTCGAGGGTTGTTGTCTTGGTTGACAATGGTGTTTGAAGGTGGAGATGTTCGTTATGCCGAAACTGTGCAAGCAGCAATGGAAGGTGAATCAAGCACATTCCTTGGACAAGGTCAGAGCGGGGCCGACTACAATCCCGATCAAAGCGTTACTTCACGTTATTGATGGTCATCCATGGACTTggttgtttctttttctttttcttgggtGGTTTCTACAAACTTTCAACACATGTTATTGATGGTCATCTTCAATCACTTCACGTGATGCACTATCATCGATTTTATGTCACTGCTTAAATTTTTGGAGCATTATTTTCCACAAAATAGTACTACTAGGTGTACAACTATTATTTTGTACTACTCTATCCCGTAATATAAAAATGTTTTTTAAGCTAAAACAGTTtgaaaacattcttatattatagGACAGAGGGAGTAGCAACTAATAGTTTCGACTTGAAGCATAATAATATCACTCTGCTTAGTACTACTGCGGACCGTCTCATTCCGCCTGTCAGTACTTTTATTTTTCATTACGCATCTTTTTTCTTCTAACGTTATACACATCCATTCCTACTGGAACAAGAAGAGAGGCATTTCCAACCGTTTATTCAACAGCCAGCCGGCGACTCTCTCTTCTGCTAAGCCAATGAAAAGCCAGCAACGCtggatctttcaaaaaaaaaaaaacagcCAGCCGGCGAGTGAGACTGCCTGTGGGGCCCAATCAATTTGGACACGAGCAGAAGATAACCCCAGCACTCCAGCACTGGACAGGCAAAGAACACTGACTACACATAACCCGAAGAGGTAATTACTTACCATCCCTCCTTTGAACAGCTCAAAAACCTACAGGCCGATCCAGTCCAGGTCATTCAGGTTCAGGCATCTCTCCGCGGCCGAACGAAACTTGATGCTGACATCTGCATCAGTTTCACAAGGCAAACACAACGAAATCTTACTAATATGGAACTTGGTTGGACAATCGCGACAAAGTCGAGCATATTGCTTGCTCTACATTGTGTTCTTGCTGCCAGCTACAGCAGCGATGGGTAGAGTTTCAGTTTCAAGGTCGTTGAATTCGGCGTCTCCTGATTTCAGTCAAGGAATCATCATCATCCCGTGAGCCTGCCTGGAGTTTCTGGTTTGAAATGCACTAGGTGTAAAGGTAACTAAGATGAAAGATCCCAGCTTCCGGAGCTATTATTAACTGAACTCAAGGTACGACCGAATGATCAAATTTCAGACCAATTGTTTTCAGAGTACCAGGAAAGGAAAGTAACCACCACAGGCTCTAGGCCTAGGTGTGTATGAATGACCTAGCAGTTTAATGAGCTTCAGTTACACAAAAACGAAGCCGGTTTCAGAGCAATTAGTTACTTTGGCTGATACCTCTTATTCCCCATTGAAGGCAGAATTTACCGACTCCGAAATTTATACGGGTGCAAGCTCAGAAGTCTTACATCCAAAATTTGTGCGATGTGCTCTCCTTGAGTAATTTGATGCAGGAGACAAGCAAAAGTTGTAGTGATCAGCCCTGGTGATTGGTGAAGATCTCCATTGTCTATCTTTGCTCTGCATCTAGTATATGGTTTAGGGATTCTGAAAAGANNNNNNNNNNNNNNNNNNNNNNNNNNNNNNNNNNNNNNNNNNNNNNNNNNNNNNNNNNNNNNNNNNNNNNNNNNNNNNNNNNNNNNNNNNNNNNNNNNNNNNNNNNNNNNNNNNNNNNNNNNNNNNNNNNNNNNNNNNNNNNNNNNNNNNNNNNNNNNNNNNNNNNNNNNNNNNNNNNNNNNNNNNNNNNNNNNNNNNNNNNNNNNNNNNNNNNNNNNNNNNNNNNNNNNNNNNNNNNNNNNNNNNNNNNNNNNNNNNNNNNNNNNNNNNNNNNNNNNNNNNNNNNNNNNNNNNNNNNNNNNNNNNNNNNNNNNNNNNNNNNNNNNNNNNNNNNNNNNNNNNNNNNNNNNNNNNNNNNNNNNNNNNNNNNNNNNNNNNNNNNNNNNNNNNNNNNNNNNNNNNNNNNNNNNNNNNNNNNNNNNNNNNNNNNNNNNNNNNNNNNNNNNNNNNNNNNNNNNNNNNNNNNNNNNNNNNNNNNNNNN
Coding sequences within it:
- the LOC125522814 gene encoding phosphoglycerate kinase, chloroplastic is translated as MLRRFQAQIRRRTGARGTHTVAIAVIAGAPSPTHPPQPPSRPLASDKQIPPASTSSTKAPFFTTPIPTSLLLSTRPSLLIPAPAPMASTAAPPAALVARRAASASVAAPLRGAGLAAGCQPARSLAFAAGADPRLAVHVASRCRAASAARGTRAVATMAKKSVGDLTAADLEGKRVLVRADLNVPLDDNQNITDDTRIRAAIPTIKYLLSNGAKVILTSHLGRPKGVTPKFSLAPLVPRLSELLGIEVKKAEDVIGPEVEKLVADLANGAVLLLENVRFYKEEEKNDPEFAKKLASLADLFVNDAFGTAHRAHASTEGVTKFLKPSVAGFLLQKELDYLDGAVSNPKRPFAAIVGGSKVSSKIGVIESLLEKCDILLLGGGMIFTFYKAQGLSVGSSLVEEDKLELATSLLAKAKAKGVSLLLPSDVIIADKFAPDANSQTVPASAIPDGWMGLDIGPDSVKTFNDALDTTQTIIWNGPMGVFEFDKFAVGTESIAKKLAELSKKGVTTIIGGGDSVAAVEKVGVADVMSHISTGGGASLELLEGKELPGVVALDEGVMTRSVTV
- the LOC125522839 gene encoding uncharacterized protein LOC125522839 is translated as MLRSHRLLLPGGGIPPVSPVSCGHLPLAHFLKHLLGGHAGVSHAAADPCSLTLHFLRSSCGLSEPAVAKIAGRVHLRSTKRAHAVLALFRGLGLAGADLARVVAAAPEMLNYRADAVLAPKLDFFRRDLGLTDDHIRKTILANPYRSLCYSLEGRLRPNYLLLRELLGTDQNVRSAVKQSFELIHGNVRSDLLPKVKVLRDHGATDAVIVKLVTTHPRSLIHRSSFFNESLAAMKELGVSPSSGIFPYAFGLFARLSPVTWKRRIDNYLSLGWTEELVKLAFVRHPYCMSVSDDKVRRISHFFADKLGWSPEYVSASPMLISLSYEKRLLPRYQVLDILVSRGVIRRIRISHLILGEKKFMEKYVTGYQQTIPEVLEAYRGAGTDSAVTVK